A window of the Candidatus Babeliales bacterium genome harbors these coding sequences:
- a CDS encoding Fe-Mn family superoxide dismutase, producing the protein MNTHKKPFISVASVLLLVCLAFIIVVKKQKLSISDTSKILPQSTTIEVFSANLVLGKRYQAKEFSIAMGAKKFSSKQINDHKQLYVGYVNKRNEIDEALQTADRTNSNISYSVFRGLKISETFTRNAALLHELYFENIGTGTSMGSMTQEIIIKNFGTLEAFKEDLMATALSARGWVLTCYNLDDTRVQNYLLDAHNEKVPVLTIPLLVVDTYEHAYMIDFGINRKEYLAVLWDNINWDIVEARVNKWVSLH; encoded by the coding sequence TTTATAATAGTAGTCAAAAAACAAAAATTAAGCATTTCAGATACAAGCAAAATACTTCCACAAAGTACTACCATAGAAGTCTTTTCTGCCAATCTGGTTTTAGGCAAACGATATCAAGCAAAAGAATTTTCTATTGCAATGGGTGCAAAAAAATTCAGTAGCAAACAGATTAATGACCACAAACAATTGTATGTAGGATATGTTAATAAACGTAATGAGATTGATGAAGCGCTACAAACTGCAGATAGAACCAATAGTAACATATCATATTCAGTGTTTCGTGGGTTAAAAATTTCTGAGACATTTACGCGCAATGCTGCATTATTGCATGAATTATATTTTGAAAATATAGGAACTGGTACATCTATGGGAAGTATGACACAAGAAATTATTATTAAAAACTTTGGAACTCTTGAGGCTTTTAAAGAAGATTTAATGGCAACAGCTTTATCGGCGCGTGGATGGGTGTTGACATGTTACAATCTTGATGACACTCGAGTTCAGAACTATTTGCTTGATGCGCACAATGAAAAAGTTCCTGTTTTGACAATACCGCTTTTGGTTGTGGATACGTATGAACATGCATATATGATTGATTTTGGTATTAATCGCAAAGAATACCTTGCAGTGTTGTGGGATAATATCAACTGGGATATAGTTGAAGCGCGTGTTAATAAGTGGGTTTCATTACATTAG
- a CDS encoding PP2C family protein-serine/threonine phosphatase, with amino-acid sequence MKVGVVGLLLLLNVSLSYGCEQQLASAIGVYSDRGRRPTQEDTWHHEVINGGNFFAVCDGHSGPEIAECAKQKLAVFFKDAFGSVEERMKKAFLRLDNDDCVKLHKKCGSTASVVFINKNTAHFAHVGDSRVVLEKSGTVAFATRDHKPNRPDELDRIVNLGGNISDLNGTWRVEYYLAMSRAIGDWFIKKYIIADPEYTEKELTSENRYLILATDGLWDVMSNEEAVQGLKDRAQKCPSAKDLAKHLGSVAAEMSDENITKDNITVIVVDLLLLASGGNQ; translated from the coding sequence GTGAAAGTGGGTGTAGTAGGATTGTTATTATTGTTGAATGTGTCGTTATCATATGGGTGCGAGCAGCAATTGGCATCGGCAATAGGGGTTTATTCGGATAGAGGTAGAAGACCAACCCAAGAAGATACGTGGCATCATGAAGTTATTAATGGAGGAAATTTTTTTGCGGTTTGTGATGGTCATAGCGGTCCTGAGATTGCTGAGTGTGCAAAACAAAAATTGGCTGTTTTTTTTAAAGATGCATTTGGTTCTGTAGAAGAAAGAATGAAAAAGGCTTTTTTACGACTAGATAACGATGATTGTGTGAAGTTGCACAAAAAATGTGGTTCAACTGCGAGTGTTGTATTTATTAATAAAAATACAGCCCACTTTGCCCATGTGGGAGATTCGCGTGTTGTGTTAGAAAAAAGTGGGACAGTTGCTTTTGCTACGAGAGATCATAAGCCTAATAGGCCAGATGAGCTGGATCGTATAGTAAATTTGGGTGGAAATATAAGTGATCTTAATGGGACATGGCGTGTTGAATATTATTTAGCAATGTCTCGTGCAATTGGCGATTGGTTTATAAAGAAATACATTATCGCAGATCCAGAATATACCGAAAAAGAATTAACATCAGAGAACAGATATTTAATTCTTGCTACTGATGGTTTATGGGATGTTATGAGTAATGAGGAAGCGGTGCAGGGATTAAAAGATCGCGCTCAAAAGTGTCCATCTGCAAAAGATCTTGCTAAACATTTAGGCTCTGTTGCAGCAGAAATGAGTGATGAAAATATTACTAAAGACAAT